GCCGCTTACGTTCATTAACACCGTGACAATCAGCCCTCCCCTCCTCTGCCACAgacagacacaacacacacacacacccacacacacccacacacccacccacacacacacacacacacacccacacacacacacacacacacacacacacacacacacacacacacacacacacacagccactgCCATCCCCACCAAGTGCAGTCTCCCAGGGAGAACAGGAACCcactaaaatattttaaaacctGTGCCTGTCATTGTACCATGGTACCATATTTCAGGGTTCTACATAGATCAATTTTTATTCAACTAAAGAGCTTGGCTGTAGAGTTAACTTTTTACTGAGAGTATGAAAAGTGATACTGTACTCTGGCATCAGCAAGGAAAAGACTTGACCAGGAAGCACTGTTAAAacaacactacaacacactaGTATTAGTAATCtctaattattaaattaactaATTTGATTACATCATTACATATaactgtgtatatttgtgtgatTGATCATTGCTCCTACCTCAAAATTCATGTCAGTCTTTATCAAGTTGACATGTTTAAGATGTTATTGTCTTTTACACAAGTCAGTGTTACACAAGTGCATGAAGCTGTATTCAGTCTTTATTGGGTTAACACCATTATCTGTACATGGCAGTTACCTTTCTGTTTAAATACCAGTGTACTCTGAATATTCTATATAAAGTTACACAGCAaccttcatttcatttaaacagattctgattattcatatttttttggcCATTCACAAAGTTAAATTACTTTTATAAATTATTGATAAGTTGTAAATGTTACTGCTTGTGTTAAAAacacattactattattacttcTTGTAGGACCTCATAGAAAGCGTGACCTAAATTGAGTGTGGTAAACAGTGTGAGTAACAGAAATTTTGATGATGTTAGCAGTTCAACACTCTATATACTGAGAGACTGAAAGTAGTAGCATTGTCAGCATTGCAGAAACAAAACACGGTCCAAGTGTTCTTGTCGGACATTTTCTCTTGGTAAGTTTatagattacttttttttaaatataaatgtatattttacaaTTAAATACACATTGCCTAAAATGGACATAAACATGAAACTACATAGCTGTAATGTATGGAATTAGAACAAAAGACTGATGCAAATTATATAATTAACAATTAATATATCATtaacaattattatatatttaacaatacATTCAGCAATAATTGGTTTATTACAATTTCTTTTCCATAAACATTGATCCTTTGCAAGTATGCAagtatttgttttctttattagcCAGAAGAACTTGAACCTGAAACACGATGGCAGCAATTGTTACTGGTCTGATCCCCATCCTCCGCACTGCAGTGGACGCCACCACCACCTACAAAGGTCGCACCGTGTGGTTTGGCTTTCTCTGTATTCGCCTCATGACACTTTTTGTTGCTGAAATGCCTTGGTTTAAACTGGACTCGGACTTCAGCTGCAACGTTACCAAAGACAGCGTGTGCACTAAAGCCTGCTTCAACCAACATTTTGACAAGCCTGTGGTAATGGCTTGGAACTATATTTTTGTCCTCCTCATCCTGTCCGTCCTGCTCATGGAGCTCTTCACTGCTCACGTACACTCAGTTTTCCAGAAGAGGAGCTCTAAAGAGAAGAATGGAGTGGAACTTGAATCTCTGGGCGAGCTGAAAAGTGCAAGTGACCCCGGCAATAACACAAGTGGGGCAATGATTTTAGACATGCACGGAAGCAGGAACGCTGTGCTCTTCTACCTGTTCAGTGTTATGCTACGGATTTTGGTGGAGTTTTGGTTTGTGTATGTTCTGCTTTATTGGAATTTGcctaaactaaacaaaaaggTGATCAACTGTAAGAGTATTGTCAAAGGATGTCCAGAACAGGAGTGTTTGGTAAGGTCTACGGCAGAGAAATGTATGTCTATCTATGCTCTGGTGTCCATTTCTATTCTGGTCATTATCAGCAGTTGTGTATTCTGTGTCTACTTCATTGGCCACTACCTCTGTAACTGTTGTTCCAAAGGACCCCACAATGTGGAAAGTCATGGTTGTCAAAGTAGGTTTTAGTAAGTTTAGAACAAGTATGTTCTTCCATTcatgtctttctttttgtctttgctAAACATTTTCAATCAAGTGTAACTTTTGTGTCAAATCGTTTGAATAGTGTTGCTGAATTTTGCTGTCTTTTACTGAAGTGTGAAATGTGTGGCAATAAAGGGTGTTACACTGTAATTA
This is a stretch of genomic DNA from Ictalurus punctatus breed USDA103 chromosome 13, Coco_2.0, whole genome shotgun sequence. It encodes these proteins:
- the LOC108273669 gene encoding gap junction beta-3 protein, whose protein sequence is MAAIVTGLIPILRTAVDATTTYKGRTVWFGFLCIRLMTLFVAEMPWFKLDSDFSCNVTKDSVCTKACFNQHFDKPVVMAWNYIFVLLILSVLLMELFTAHVHSVFQKRSSKEKNGVELESLGELKSASDPGNNTSGAMILDMHGSRNAVLFYLFSVMLRILVEFWFVYVLLYWNLPKLNKKVINCKSIVKGCPEQECLVRSTAEKCMSIYALVSISILVIISSCVFCVYFIGHYLCNCCSKGPHNVESHGCQSRF